The Ochotona princeps isolate mOchPri1 chromosome 17, mOchPri1.hap1, whole genome shotgun sequence genome segment TGTGTTTTTTCCTATCCCACCACCAAGGATTCTGAGTCTAGCAAATCCAGCCGAAGAGTAGACTCTCTTCAAAATCAGGCATCTGAGACAGTgttgggagaaaaagagagaccagATATTTAGGAGATATGGAGTCTacagggtggggtgggatgaggggctgggtggggttgcagaggaggaagtggggctgcagggtaCGGTTCTCTCATCATTACACGGCTGTGCTGAGGGTAGAAGATTCCTCTGAGCGCACGGCTACCACCGGGGCCCTCTTGGGCGGATGTCGGGTCTCATCCCGGTTCTGCCACATATAGTGGACCAGATAAGCCACCACGAGAATCAACCAGCCCCCCATGGTTACCAGCAGGGCCACATCGGTGCTCCTCTGGGTCCCGCCATGTCCGGTCCCACACAGTTCTTCCTCCCCGGCCAGTAGCAGGAACTCCTGTCCGACCAGGTCTGGTCGGGCTCCAGGGCCACACACAATGCCTGTCCCGGTGCCCGGTGCAAGCCTCACTTGCCTGAGCACTTCCTGGAGGGCACAGTCGCAGCGCCATGGGTTGGCAGAGAGGTTCACTTGAATCTGTAGCCCCACGAAGGCCTCCACAGGCACTGAGGCCAGCTGATTGGCAGAGAGGTCAAGGAGGTGCAGGGTGCCCtccaggccctggaaagcagccccTGAGAGGTATTCAAGGACATTGTGGGACAGATCTAGCTCCTCCAGGACAGGCAGGTATTGGAAGGCGCCAGCTGGCACCAATGCCAGCTTGTTGGCATCCAGGTAGAGCTTGCGGGTGTCGTTGGGGATGCCAGTGGGCATGGAACTCAAGCCTGCCTGGCTGCAGCGGAACGTCCGCTCACCAGCTTCCTCTGCCACATAGCAGCCCTGAGGAGGCGCCTGGGGGCTGGGCACAGTACCCCCTGTGCCTATCAGCAGCAGGAGGGACAGGAGGCAGCTGGTTGATGGGAGCAAGGCCATAGGTTGGCATAGTCTTGGAGTGGAGCAGGACCTGGGGGAGaaaagaccaggccagggaagagTCAGTACAGAGAACTCCATCCCCACTGCCAGTGCTGTTCTTCTCGGGGCCCTCTGTGGTCTTCTTGGGCTGCCACCTTGCCTTGGGGACTCTCTTAGCTGGAGAGACTTTCTTGTTCTCTGCTGTGGGTCTCTTGATCTAGGACTCCTCAGTAGGAGCCTTGAGTAAAAGGTCTTCCAGGCTTGAACCTCTGCTAGGGCCTCTTAATTCTAGAGGGTTAACCAAGTTTTTAGCCCAATACCCCGATGGTCATTCCAGATCTTGGGGTCTCTAAATTTCTGTCTTTGCCCATGAATTGATTTCCTTCCTTAGAATGAAGTCTTTTCCCTCCTACCTCCCTACCTAGGTGGCTGCCAACTTGGCCAGGTGGGCACCTAGGGTCTGGTTGGCACTAGTAAGAAGGGAGACAAGGAAGACAGAGCAGTGCTAGGACTTTGAAGCGTCCAGCTAGACAGACACCTGGGTACAACGCACCTCTGGCTccacagtgctttcccaggagcatccactcttcctgcctgctccagctctgtcctctctgccctgcatgccctcccatcctctccctcttcccagcgcttctcacccCTGTTGCTGGCA includes the following:
- the LRRC3C gene encoding leucine-rich repeat-containing protein 3C, which translates into the protein MALLPSTSCLLSLLLLIGTGGTVPSPQAPPQGCYVAEEAGERTFRCSQAGLSSMPTGIPNDTRKLYLDANKLALVPAGAFQYLPVLEELDLSHNVLEYLSGAAFQGLEGTLHLLDLSANQLASVPVEAFVGLQIQVNLSANPWRCDCALQEVLRQVRLAPGTGTGIVCGPGARPDLVGQEFLLLAGEEELCGTGHGGTQRSTDVALLVTMGGWLILVVAYLVHYMWQNRDETRHPPKRAPVVAVRSEESSTLSTAV